From a region of the Mercurialis annua linkage group LG1-X, ddMerAnnu1.2, whole genome shotgun sequence genome:
- the LOC126669623 gene encoding uncharacterized protein LOC126669623 — protein sequence MLKIRPLIASIFYYKLGNGSKFFFWGDPWVNGQSITYRFPGIDIKGSDIKKYVKVCSLWRNDTWVLPDLLDDVTNDAWDYIRANIKIRSNIEDQVCSRARADGKFNISSVWRKLVPERDRVQWGKIIWSSGNIPRYSFITWMALIGRLVTKDKLRKWNVINDDKCSLCNVNLESRDHLFFDCSYSKKIWRSVLDRLGINRRTMSESSACCELVSALLNIFLLFLVILPKTNKALNIHNVQSISNKALRHHYHETEIRTTWDIKFLATGVGPPFMESFLQNQNRLPASTRIRIGFWPPTESEQASGLLQNQNTLPASYKITTGFRPPPDS from the exons ATGCTTAAAATCAGACCTCTTATTGCCTCCATTTTTTATTATAAGCTGGGAAATGGGAGCAAGTTCTTCTTCTGGGGTGATCCTTGGGTGAATGGACAGTCCATTACATATAGATTTCCTGGTATAGATATTAAAGGTTCTGacattaaaaaatatgttaaagTTTGTAGCCTGTGGAGAAATGATACGTGGGTTCTCCCTGACCTGCTTGATGACGTAACAAATGATGCTTGGGATTATATTAGAGCTAATATCAAAATTAGAAGCAATATAGAGGATCAAGTTTGTAGTAGAGCAAGAGCAGATGGCAAATTCAATATTAGCAGTGTTTGGAGGAAGCTAGTGCCTGAAAGAGATAGAGTGCAATGGGGAAAAATCATTTGGTCTTCTGGTAACATTCCTAGGTACTCTTTCATTACCTGGATGGCTTTGATTGGCAGACTTGTTACTAAAGATAAGCTGAGGAAATGGAATGTGATCAATGATGATAAGTGCAGTCTGTGTAATGTGAACTTAGAGAGTAGAGATCATCTGTTCTTTGATTGTAGCTATTCTAAGAAGATATGGAGAAGTGTTCTGGATAGATTGGGAATTAATAGAAGGACTATGTCAGAGAG TTCAGCTTGTTGTGAGCTTGTATCAGCTTTGCTGaatatttttcttctctttttggTGATTTTGCCAAAAACAAATAAGGCATTGAACATACATAATGTACAATCAATATCGAATAAA GCGCTACGCCACCACTATCATGAGACGGAAATCCGGACAACATGGGACATCAAATTCCTTGCAACGGGCGTCGGGCCGCCATTTATGGAATCATTCCTACAGAATCAGAATAGGCTTCCGGCCTCCACCAGAATCAGAATAGGCTTTTGGCCTCCTACAGAATCAGAACAGGCTTCCGGTCTCCTACAAAACCAGAACACGCTTCCAGCCTCCTACAAAATCACAACAGGCTTTCGGCCTCCACCAGACTCATaa
- the LOC126669613 gene encoding uncharacterized mitochondrial protein AtMg00810-like, with amino-acid sequence MAEELTALHQTHTWDLVSIPAGKLQLVLVRSIRLKQSLMDLLKDTKLVWWLRVILNNMNGDLHEEVYIVPPSGIDQQPGEVCKLRKALYGLKQAPRVWSDKFSTLITSLGFCPSNHDFALFVKCDDVVGISLLKSELTQNFAMKDLGPLRYFLGIEVASFLKGYLLSQSKYISDIFERARLSDNKNVDTPIELNARHSISDGSPLPDPSLYRTVVGSLVYLTITPPDIAYVFHIVSQFVISPTTVHWAAVIRILRFLRDTQFQTLLLSSTSSLELCAYFDVDWAVIPRFSTEAEYRAMASTTCEIVWL; translated from the exons ATGGCTGAGGAGCTAACTGCTCTTCATCAAACCCATACTTGGGATTTAGTGTCAATTCCTGCAGGAAAACTACAATTGGTTCTCGTTAGGTCAATAAGATTAAAACAAAGTCTGATGGATCTATTGAAAGATACAAAGCTCGTTTGGTGGCTAAGAGTTATTCTCAATAATATG AATGGCGACCTTCATGAGGAAGTCTATATTGTTCCTCCTTCTGGTATTGATCAACAACCTGGTGAAGTCTGCAAACTTAGGAAGGCTCTTTATGGTCTTAAACAGGCTCCCCGTGTCTGGTCTGATAAATTCTCTACTTTAATTACTTCTCTTGGTTTTTGCCCGAGTAACCATGATTTTGCTTTATTTGTCAAGT GTGATGATGTTGTTGGGATTAGTTTGTTGAAGTCTGAGTTGACTCAAAATTTTGCTATGAAAGACTTGGGTCCCCTTCGTTACTTCTTGGGTATTGAAGTTGCTTCTTTTTTAAAAGGGTATCTACTTTCTCAATCTAAGTATATTTCTGATATTTTTGAGCGTGCTCGCCTCTCGGATAATAAGAATGTTGATACTCCAATTGAGCTCAATGCTCGGCACTCTATTTCTGATGGTTCTCCATTGCCAGATCCGAGTCTTTATAGAACTGTTGTTGGAAGTTTGGTTTATCTCACTATCACTCCCCCTGATATTGCATATGTTTTTCACATAGTCAGTCAGTTTGTTATTTCTCCTACTACAGTTCATTGGGCTGCTGTTATTCGCATCTTGAGATTTCTCCGTGACACTCAATTTCAAACTCTTTTGCTTTCCTCTACTTCATCTTTGGAGTTATGTGCTTACTTTGATGTTGATTGGGCTGTTATACCTCGGTTTTCAACAGAGGCCGAATATCGTGCTATGGCTTCTACTACTTGTGAAATCGTTTGGTTGTAA
- the LOC126664495 gene encoding transcription factor bHLH128-like codes for MAHNNHYSWSKPDHKTNAMYPPQKPTTATGSPGLTRFSSAPGSFLTRAVDSVIGSGAATNSNSNSTSFNHHNQNLNHPHPHPQYFSSAADSSSLTTSESTCKLNSSNALSKTGGLQRSYGFNEIDSSGSLLRQNSSPAGFLSHLNISSTENGFSITPGTGGYNSHNSSSCGHAVSRLKSQLSFTRQDSLSQISEVSEDLVEGISSNNGHPNSHSYSTGGFGMGSWDNTNSIVFSGPSSKRMKNIDGDIFNCINGLETQFSLPQTSLEMATVEKLLNIPEDSVPCKIRAKRGCATHPRSIAERERRTRISGRLKKLQDLVPNMDKQTSYSDMLDLAVQHIKGLQGEVEKLHKEMENCSCGCKPTTWQSG; via the exons ATGGCTCACAATAACCATTATTCCTGGTCAAAACCCGATCACAAAACCAACGCTATGTACCCACCTCAAAAACCCACCACCGCCACCGGTTCACCCGGTTTGACTCGCTTCAGTTCAGCTCCCGGTTCCTTTTTAACCAGAGCCGTTGATTCGGTTATCGGCAGTGGCGCTGCTACTAACAGTAACAGTAACAGTACCAGTTTTAATCATCATAATCAGAATCTTAATCATCCTCATCCTCATCCTCAGTATTTCTCTTCAGCCGCTGATTCTTCTTCGCTCACCACTTCTGAGTCAACTTGCAAACTTAACTCGTCCAACGCTCTCTCTAAAACTGGAGGGTTGCAGAGATCTTACGGGTTTAATGAGATTGATAGCAGTGGATCTTTACTTAGACAGAACAGCTCTCCTGCTGGCTTTCTTTCTCATCTTAATATCTCCTCCACCGAAAACG GTTTTTCAATTACACCAGGGACTGGAGGGTATAACTCGCACAACAGTTCGAGTTGTGGCCATGCTGTATCACGGTTGAAATCTCAATTGAGCTTCACTAGGCAAGATTCTCTTTCTCAGATATCTGAAGTTAGTGAGGATCTTGTTGAAGGCATCAGCTCTAACAATGGACACCCGAATTCTCATTCTTATTCAACTGGTGGATTTGGTATGGGATCCTGGGACAACACCAATTCAATTGTATTTTCTGGACCATCAAGCAAACGAATGAAGAATATTGATGGAGATATCTTTAACTGTATCAATGGCTTAGAAACTCAG TTTAGTTTGCCACAGACCAGCCTTGAGATGGCAACAGTAGAGAAGCTACTAAATATTCCTGAAGACTCCGTGCCTTGTAAAATCCGTGCTAAGCGTGGTTGTGCAACTCATCCACGAAGCATTGCTGAAAGG GAGAGAAGAACCAGAATAAGTGGGAGGCTGAAGAAACTACAGGATCTTGTTCCTAACATGGATAAG CAAACGAGCTATTCAGACATGCTGGATTTAGCAGTGCAGCACATCAAAGGCCTACAAGGAGAAGTTGAG AAATTACACAAGGAAATGGAAAACTGTTCGTGCGGATGCAAACCAACAACATGGCAGTCTGGCTAA